A region of Pyxidicoccus parkwaysis DNA encodes the following proteins:
- a CDS encoding DNA polymerase: MGLPRLDVDGPHLAELKRTDPARLMAHAVRDAEVTLHAMLGFRESVLREWKIDALGSRTLASIASSIFRLHFVRSGPAPVKSQQVTRKVKKGASFRDKPRVERVFNGDPKVRIMASRAYWGAQSEAFRRGLHIGAFAEYDAVSLYPYVALLQPLPYAKTRWERLESLAQVMEYEGFGTFTFVFPEGTRYPCLPVYRQGVHRLAFTLQGTTSCTLAEVRLAMRKGAKLELVEAYGFKPGPRERDNDVGRYMRYFLQQKGAARRGSLEYAHPLPV; the protein is encoded by the coding sequence GTGGGGCTGCCCCGCCTGGACGTGGACGGACCGCATCTCGCCGAGCTGAAGCGGACGGACCCAGCGCGGCTGATGGCCCATGCGGTTCGGGATGCGGAGGTGACTCTGCATGCCATGCTCGGCTTCCGCGAAAGCGTGCTGCGCGAGTGGAAAATCGACGCGCTCGGCAGCCGCACCCTGGCGTCTATCGCCTCCTCCATCTTCCGCCTGCACTTCGTCCGCAGCGGCCCCGCTCCGGTGAAGTCGCAGCAGGTGACGCGCAAGGTGAAGAAGGGAGCGAGCTTCCGGGACAAGCCGCGCGTGGAGCGGGTCTTCAACGGAGACCCGAAGGTGCGCATCATGGCCAGCCGCGCCTACTGGGGCGCGCAGTCAGAGGCCTTCCGACGCGGCCTCCACATCGGTGCCTTCGCCGAGTACGACGCGGTGAGTCTCTACCCGTATGTGGCGCTCCTCCAGCCGCTGCCCTACGCGAAGACGCGGTGGGAGCGTCTGGAGTCCCTCGCGCAGGTGATGGAGTACGAGGGCTTCGGCACCTTCACCTTCGTCTTCCCGGAGGGCACGCGCTACCCCTGCCTGCCGGTCTACCGCCAAGGTGTGCACCGCCTCGCCTTCACGCTCCAGGGCACCACCTCCTGCACGCTGGCCGAGGTGCGCCTGGCAATGCGAAAAGGGGCGAAGCTGGAGTTGGTAGAGGCCTACGGCTTCAAGCCCGGCCCCCGCGAGCGTGACAATGACGTGGGCCGCTACATGAGGTACTTCCTCCAGCAGAAGGGGGCGGCGAGGAGGGGTAGCCTGGAGTACGCCCATCCGCTTCCGGTTTAG
- a CDS encoding YodC family protein, with protein MTKGSAKGRFQVGDVVKLKSGGPEMTVTIVLPDGKYNCQWFAGKKLEIGFFPEAGLEPASVKPPISAPGAGGAGA; from the coding sequence ATGACAAAAGGAAGCGCCAAGGGCCGGTTTCAGGTCGGCGACGTCGTGAAGCTCAAGAGCGGCGGCCCGGAGATGACGGTGACGATCGTGTTGCCCGACGGCAAATACAATTGCCAATGGTTTGCCGGCAAGAAACTGGAGATCGGATTCTTTCCGGAGGCTGGGCTGGAACCCGCCTCGGTGAAGCCGCCGATCTCAGCACCAGGTGCTGGCGGGGCGGGCGCGTGA
- a CDS encoding IS4 family transposase translates to MKTSTPRTKVAEGLRALVSAEDILEAARRLGALQRQRKVDLVALVESTVAAVTPLPGTQTTAFANYIALTGQKLSPSAFFERFNHAFGQLMREVASRAVQAVREAVGEDKPFNELGALLDEFTDVQVADSTCQLPQRLAADWAPSTSEARPAAFKWHALVSLKDELPVADGVTPQRTQDTCALPDEALSPGTLTFMDLGYTDTGRFLDAIEAGAHFLVRLKAQHDPKVLRVHVGKGERVRARGMRLTDALLQGVLKEEGGVIDVDVQLEKHGRTAQARVVAVEGPEGERRWYLTTVGRDVLTAQEVAEAYRLRWRVELLFKALKSGVGLSALRATRPGAVLSLVYAKVIALALSRLLELSMQQKAGEPGQEQATGRLALVLALTRCAPLLLSQAMMSRGVTLEQLEERILLIAEVTARSRQQRRERERRKREASLGSGG, encoded by the coding sequence ATGAAGACGAGCACTCCGAGGACGAAGGTGGCAGAGGGACTGCGCGCGCTGGTGTCGGCTGAGGACATCCTGGAGGCCGCGCGCCGGCTGGGCGCGCTGCAGCGCCAGCGCAAGGTGGACCTGGTGGCGCTGGTGGAGTCCACCGTGGCCGCGGTGACGCCGCTGCCCGGCACGCAGACGACGGCGTTTGCCAATTACATCGCGCTCACCGGGCAGAAGCTGTCGCCCAGCGCCTTCTTCGAGCGTTTCAACCACGCCTTCGGGCAGTTGATGCGCGAGGTGGCGAGCCGGGCCGTCCAGGCCGTGCGAGAGGCCGTCGGCGAGGACAAGCCCTTCAACGAGTTGGGGGCACTGCTGGACGAATTCACGGACGTCCAAGTGGCCGACTCCACGTGCCAACTGCCGCAGCGGCTGGCCGCGGACTGGGCCCCGTCCACCAGCGAGGCGCGGCCCGCCGCCTTCAAATGGCACGCGCTGGTGTCGCTGAAGGACGAGTTGCCGGTGGCTGACGGGGTGACGCCGCAGCGCACCCAGGACACGTGCGCCCTGCCCGACGAGGCGCTGAGTCCCGGCACGCTCACCTTCATGGACCTGGGCTACACGGACACGGGCCGCTTCCTCGACGCCATTGAGGCCGGGGCCCACTTCCTGGTGCGGCTCAAGGCCCAGCACGACCCGAAGGTGCTGCGGGTGCACGTGGGCAAGGGCGAGCGCGTCCGGGCGCGTGGCATGCGCCTGACGGATGCGCTGCTGCAGGGCGTCCTCAAGGAGGAGGGGGGCGTCATCGACGTGGACGTGCAGCTGGAGAAGCACGGGCGCACGGCCCAGGCGCGCGTGGTGGCCGTGGAGGGGCCGGAGGGCGAGCGGCGCTGGTACCTGACAACGGTGGGCCGCGACGTGCTGACGGCACAGGAGGTGGCCGAGGCCTACCGCCTGCGTTGGCGAGTGGAACTGCTTTTCAAAGCCCTCAAGTCCGGCGTGGGGCTGTCGGCGCTGCGCGCCACGCGGCCGGGCGCGGTGCTCTCGCTGGTGTACGCCAAGGTGATTGCCCTGGCCCTCTCGCGCCTGCTGGAACTGTCGATGCAGCAGAAGGCAGGCGAGCCGGGCCAGGAGCAGGCGACGGGGCGACTCGCCCTGGTGCTGGCATTGACTCGCTGCGCCCCGCTGCTGCTGTCGCAAGCGATGATGAGCCGGGGCGTGACGTTGGAGCAGTTGGAGGAGCGCATCCTCCTTATCGCCGAGGTGACGGCCCGCTCACGCCAGCAGCGCCGAGAGCGTGAACGACGCAAGCGTGAGGCTTCTCTCGGGAGCGGCGGCTAA
- a CDS encoding helix-turn-helix domain-containing protein, protein MSKPPWDTDDVQQEETLWDANDVARFVKASRSWVYQRAQAGQLPCVKIGGLLRFEPAAIRAFIRSQGAKIR, encoded by the coding sequence GTGAGTAAGCCCCCATGGGACACGGACGACGTGCAACAAGAGGAGACTCTCTGGGACGCGAATGACGTGGCTCGCTTCGTCAAAGCCTCGCGCTCGTGGGTGTACCAGCGCGCTCAGGCGGGCCAGCTTCCCTGCGTGAAGATCGGCGGGCTGCTGCGCTTCGAGCCGGCAGCGATCCGGGCCTTCATCCGGAGCCAGGGCGCCAAGATTCGCTAG